In a single window of the Gossypium hirsutum isolate 1008001.06 chromosome D02, Gossypium_hirsutum_v2.1, whole genome shotgun sequence genome:
- the LOC107909962 gene encoding probable xyloglucan endotransglucosylase/hydrolase protein 28 has translation MTKLPSLFLVLTLVSVFVCGFGKRIPILSFDEGYSQLFGDDNLVLHRDGKAVHLSLNERTGSGFVSQDLYLHGYFSASIKLPADYTAGVVVAFYMSNGDMFEKNHDEIDFEFLGNIRGKDWRIQTNIYGNGSTSVGREERYNLWFDPADDFHQYTILWTDSQIIFYIDNVPIREFKRTAAMGGDFPSKPMSLYATIWDGSDWATNGGKYRVNYKYAPYVAEFSDLILHGCAVDPIEFSSKKCDTTSQSLELSATITPSQRSKMDSFRRKHMTYSYCYDQTRYKVPPVECVINPREAERLKRFDPVTFGGRRHHGKRHHRSRASRSEADTI, from the exons ATGACCAAGTTACCTTCTTTGTTTCTGGTTTTGACTTTGGTTTCTGTTTTTGTTTGTGGGTTTGGAAAAAGGATACCAATTCTGTCATTTGATGAAGGGTATAGTCAGTTGTTTGGAGATGATAATCTAGTTCTCCATAGAGATGGTAAAGCTGTTCACTTGTCTTTGAATGAGAGAACag GGTCTGGATTTGTGTCTCAAGACCTTTACTTGCATGGTTACTTCAGTGCCTCAATAAAGTTACCTGCTGATTATACTGCTGGAGTTGTGGTTGCTTTCTAT ATGTCAAATGGTGATATGTTCGAGAAGAACCACGATGAAATAGATTTTGAGTTCTTGGGTAACATCAGAGGCAAAGATTGGAGGATTCAGACCAATATTTACGGCAATGGAAGCACCAGTGTTGGCAGAGAAGAAAGATACAATCTTTGGTTCGACCCGGCTGATGATTTCCATCAGTACACTATTCTCTGGACTGATTCTCAAATCAT ATTTTATATAGACAACGTCCCCATTAGAGAGTTTAAAAGAACAGCTGCAATGGGTGGGGACTTTCCCTCTAAGCCGATGTCGTTGTATGCTACAATATGGGATGGGTCTGATTGGGCTACTAATGGTGGCAAATATAGAGTCAATTACAAATACGCTCCTTACGTAGCCGAATTTTCTGACCTGATCCTCCACGGCTGCGCAGTGGATCCCATTGAATTTTCGTCGAAGAAGTGTGACACCACCTCTCAAAGTTTGGAACTTTCTGCCACTATCACCCCATCACAAAGAAGCAAAATGGATAGCTTTAGGAGGAAGCACATGACATATTCTTACTGCTATGACCAGACCAGATACAAAGTTCCACCTGTAGAGTGTGTGATCAATCCCCGTGAAGCCGAAAGACTGAAAAGGTTCGATCCAGTCACGTTTGGAGGCAGGCGTCACCATGGGAAGCGACACCACCGCAGCAGAGCAAGCCGGTCCGAAGCTGAtaccatctaa